A single Microbacterium sulfonylureivorans DNA region contains:
- the hpaD gene encoding 3,4-dihydroxyphenylacetate 2,3-dioxygenase, which yields MTTITPDSSEPVVTADDPIRSANRIPTPSVPAPDVLRCAYMELIVTDLAASRVFYVDVLGLYVTEEDDEAVYLRSTEEFIHHNLVLRQGPVAAVAAFSYRVRTPEDLDRAVAFYEELGCRVERRTDGFTKGIGDSVRVEDPLGFPYEFFFQTEHVERLSWRYDLHTPGELVRLDHFNQVTPDVPRAVAYMEDLGFRVTEDIQDGEGTVYAAWMRRKPTVHDTAMTGGDGPRMHHVAFATHEKHNIIAICDKLGALRRSDAIERGPGRHGVSNAFYLYLRDPDGHRVEIYTQDYYTGDPDNPVVTWDVHDNQRRDWWGNPVVPSWYTEASLVLDLDGNPKAVVARTDSSEMEVTIGADGFSYTRKEDEADALPSWKQGEYKLGHQL from the coding sequence ATGACCACCATCACCCCCGACTCCTCCGAGCCCGTCGTCACCGCCGACGACCCCATCCGCTCGGCCAACCGCATCCCGACGCCGTCGGTCCCGGCCCCCGACGTGCTCCGCTGCGCGTACATGGAGCTCATCGTCACCGACCTCGCGGCCTCCCGGGTGTTCTACGTCGACGTGCTCGGGCTCTACGTCACCGAAGAGGACGACGAGGCCGTCTACCTCCGGTCGACGGAGGAGTTCATCCACCACAACCTCGTGCTGCGCCAGGGGCCTGTCGCCGCCGTCGCCGCATTCTCGTACCGCGTGCGCACGCCGGAGGACCTCGACCGGGCGGTCGCGTTCTACGAGGAGCTCGGATGCCGCGTCGAGCGTCGCACCGACGGCTTCACCAAGGGCATCGGCGATTCGGTCCGCGTCGAGGACCCGCTCGGATTCCCCTACGAGTTCTTCTTCCAGACCGAGCACGTCGAGCGCCTGTCGTGGCGCTACGACCTGCACACGCCCGGCGAGCTGGTGCGGCTCGACCACTTCAACCAGGTGACACCCGACGTGCCCCGTGCCGTCGCGTACATGGAGGACCTCGGCTTCCGGGTGACGGAGGACATCCAGGACGGCGAGGGAACGGTATACGCCGCATGGATGCGCCGCAAGCCCACCGTGCACGACACCGCGATGACGGGCGGAGACGGACCCCGCATGCACCACGTCGCCTTCGCCACGCACGAGAAGCACAACATCATCGCGATCTGCGACAAGCTCGGCGCGCTCCGCCGCTCCGACGCCATCGAGCGCGGTCCCGGCCGCCATGGCGTGAGCAATGCGTTCTACCTCTACCTCCGCGACCCCGACGGCCACCGCGTGGAGATCTACACGCAGGACTACTACACGGGCGACCCCGACAACCCGGTCGTCACGTGGGACGTCCACGACAACCAGCGACGCGACTGGTGGGGCAACCCCGTCGTGCCGTCGTGGTACACCGAGGCATCCCTCGTGCTCGATCTCGACGGCAACCCGAAGGCGGTCGTGGCCCGCACCGACTCGTCCGAGATGGAGGTCACGATCGGCGCCGACGGCTTCTCGTACACCCGCAAGGAGGACGAGGCCGACGCGCT